A window of the Mucilaginibacter sp. cycad4 genome harbors these coding sequences:
- a CDS encoding TonB-dependent receptor domain-containing protein, with protein sequence MRSFYKKLSFGILFSLLLFVSLDSVAQTIKVFGIVKDEKGVPLPGVTVTTKQPGRGTTTDTDGKYSISVGAESTLIFRFVGYTIKEVVVGGRKTIDISLLPSSADLGEVIVTGVFDKRTALSSSIAISTLNAAQISKQAPLSAADLLKNIPGVYVTSAIGEIRNSVYSRGVSGTSDGGAGYYYVSLQEDGLPVSNVTFGNWGPDYFLRPDATLGKLEAVRGGTSSILGNNAPGGIFNYISKTGGSKFSGEFRAKYGLEGDGHNPFYRGDLDLGGPLNSDGSLTYNLGGFYRYAIGAKDPGYAFNKGGQVKGNILKKYKTGSIKFYLKYLNDHNGFYQYTPTTLDYKPAPGFTPRSSEDPRAFKSPYQFEGQTKFFNPENLIHSIDRTIGVTLIQHLDSSLTFNNAIKYSYKTADWNTTTLVSPLAMDNLITYAALGLLGRQGTYSFTDAVTGAKLGNVTSQSGFDYTVSNSNFPGGNIQQNSLFIQPFFVNLNRSKEIIDQASLTKTLKNMSFTFGGFYAHSDVHAYSGTAGFGLGTMVNQPHPVSVTLTSPAGQVYQLTSPENVFQQGGGGFTENKATQNQLAFFLGHNWQILPNLNLDYGVRFETLHINGFAGSSIVNPKSADPTYGGADNNPLTVYDNYGGSPGTHYDFNKTVNTFSYSAGLNYELSSHMSVYSRFSSGRKAPDLTVYFAANTPFTSSNLSVQAQKIIQAEIGLKISDRNYGLFITPFYSNLSHVPNIQLFVNADNMTNYNPPVQYESVRTFGLELESKIDFTKNFNVRAVATFQNSKATHYTTWVPNANGPADDQLISYSGNKQDNSPNIIVNVTPAYNAGRFYSFLSWQYLGQRQFGVSNTFKIPGYSQFNLGTGYDFNKKLQLGFNVNNLLNTYGIAAFNRPGDFFTLLTAANYTREQYEADKKANRIASAVGIQPRAYYLTLTYKF encoded by the coding sequence ATGCGAAGTTTTTACAAAAAATTATCATTTGGCATTCTTTTTTCATTATTGCTCTTTGTTTCACTGGATTCCGTTGCCCAGACAATTAAAGTGTTTGGTATTGTAAAAGACGAAAAGGGGGTACCGCTACCTGGCGTGACTGTAACAACCAAACAACCTGGAAGAGGGACAACAACGGACACTGATGGGAAGTATTCAATCTCAGTTGGCGCAGAGAGCACCCTTATCTTTCGTTTTGTAGGATACACGATCAAAGAAGTCGTTGTCGGCGGAAGAAAAACCATCGATATTTCTTTACTCCCAAGCAGCGCTGATCTTGGGGAAGTTATCGTAACCGGGGTTTTCGACAAAAGGACTGCGTTAAGCTCCTCAATTGCTATCTCCACGCTGAACGCTGCACAAATCTCCAAGCAGGCACCTCTAAGCGCCGCTGATCTGCTGAAAAATATACCCGGGGTATATGTCACCAGCGCAATCGGCGAGATTAGAAACTCGGTATATTCCCGTGGTGTTTCCGGGACAAGTGATGGGGGGGCAGGTTATTATTATGTTTCTTTGCAGGAAGATGGCTTGCCGGTATCAAATGTCACCTTCGGTAACTGGGGGCCAGATTATTTCTTAAGGCCAGATGCTACTTTAGGCAAGCTGGAGGCTGTACGTGGAGGGACCTCGTCTATACTTGGGAACAATGCTCCTGGAGGGATATTCAATTACATTTCCAAAACAGGGGGAAGTAAATTTAGCGGGGAATTCAGGGCGAAGTACGGCTTGGAAGGAGATGGGCACAATCCCTTTTACAGAGGTGATCTTGATCTGGGAGGTCCTTTGAATAGTGATGGTTCCTTAACTTACAACCTGGGGGGCTTTTACAGGTATGCGATCGGTGCGAAAGATCCCGGATATGCATTTAACAAGGGGGGGCAGGTAAAAGGAAACATCCTGAAAAAATATAAGACCGGATCAATCAAGTTTTACCTGAAATATCTGAACGACCACAATGGATTTTATCAGTACACCCCGACAACACTTGATTATAAACCAGCCCCAGGCTTCACGCCACGGTCATCCGAAGATCCGAGAGCTTTTAAATCGCCCTATCAGTTCGAGGGACAGACTAAATTTTTCAACCCTGAAAACCTGATTCATTCAATTGACAGGACGATAGGTGTAACACTTATACAACATCTCGACAGTAGTTTAACATTCAATAACGCAATTAAGTACAGCTATAAAACGGCGGATTGGAATACCACTACGCTCGTAAGCCCATTGGCGATGGACAACCTGATTACCTATGCGGCGTTAGGCCTGCTTGGCAGGCAAGGGACTTATTCATTTACGGACGCCGTAACCGGTGCCAAACTTGGAAACGTAACCTCGCAGTCGGGGTTCGATTATACTGTTTCGAACAGTAACTTCCCCGGGGGCAATATTCAGCAAAATTCATTGTTTATTCAGCCCTTCTTTGTAAACCTGAACCGTTCAAAGGAAATTATTGACCAGGCCTCTTTAACCAAAACGCTCAAAAATATGAGTTTTACATTTGGTGGTTTTTATGCACACAGCGATGTGCATGCTTATAGCGGTACAGCGGGATTCGGATTGGGGACAATGGTAAACCAACCGCATCCTGTATCCGTTACCTTGACCAGCCCTGCCGGACAGGTCTATCAGCTAACAAGCCCTGAAAACGTATTTCAACAAGGCGGGGGCGGCTTCACCGAAAATAAAGCTACGCAGAATCAGCTTGCATTCTTCCTTGGTCATAACTGGCAAATATTGCCAAATCTGAACCTCGACTATGGTGTACGTTTTGAAACTCTGCATATTAATGGTTTTGCGGGTTCCTCAATCGTAAATCCAAAATCGGCGGATCCGACTTATGGTGGTGCAGATAATAATCCGTTGACCGTTTATGATAATTATGGAGGTTCTCCGGGGACCCATTATGATTTCAATAAGACAGTAAATACTTTTTCCTATTCGGCTGGACTAAATTATGAACTATCAAGTCACATGTCTGTATACAGCAGGTTTTCGTCGGGTCGCAAAGCGCCTGACCTAACAGTTTATTTTGCAGCCAATACCCCTTTTACTTCGAGCAACTTGTCGGTACAAGCGCAGAAAATTATCCAGGCGGAAATAGGTTTGAAAATCAGTGACCGGAATTACGGTTTATTTATAACACCATTCTACAGTAACTTAAGCCATGTGCCAAATATCCAGTTATTCGTAAATGCAGATAACATGACGAATTATAATCCGCCAGTGCAATATGAGTCTGTTAGAACGTTCGGTTTAGAACTGGAATCCAAGATCGATTTTACCAAAAACTTTAATGTCAGGGCGGTTGCGACATTCCAAAATTCCAAAGCAACGCATTACACGACTTGGGTGCCTAACGCAAATGGGCCGGCAGATGACCAATTGATCAGTTACTCTGGTAACAAGCAGGATAATAGCCCTAATATTATTGTCAACGTGACCCCTGCTTATAATGCCGGTAGATTTTATTCGTTTCTGAGCTGGCAATATTTAGGTCAAAGGCAATTTGGCGTTAGCAATACCTTCAAAATACCCGGTTACAGTCAATTCAATTTAGGTACAGGTTATGATTTTAATAAAAAACTGCAATTGGGCTTTAACGTCAATAACCTGTTAAACACATACGGTATTGCGGCCTTTAACCGGCCAGGAGACTTTTTCACTTTGCTTACCGCGGCAAATTACACCAGGGAGCAATATGAGGCTGATAAAAAAGCCAATAGGATCGCTTCTGCAGTCGGAATCCAGCCAAGGGCATATTACCTCACATTAACCTACAAGTTTTAA